One Lycium barbarum isolate Lr01 chromosome 5, ASM1917538v2, whole genome shotgun sequence genomic window carries:
- the LOC132640730 gene encoding uncharacterized protein LOC132640730 produces MAVSHIGAIQFSLKKSQKSISQFPSHFHLHSLYKQNKIISSPNKTKIIHTHIVLTMATQYQNVVVMRHGDRLDNFEELWVMKADRPWDPPLHNDGKIRAFYTGQKIRCNKDFPIHRVFVSPFIRCVQTAAEVVRALCDVAEHNGDSNVLSSNAESVIIDPSKVKVSIEYGLCEMLNLVAIRAPAAPKDGDFKFSISQYESELPAGTVDNTVEPVYKKLPEWEETLESARARYVEVVKALADKYPSENLLLVTHGEGVGSIFTELNKDTTVLEVEYCGHLYAKRTIQFEKNQSFTAGEFVYEKQTGIVSAAK; encoded by the exons ATGGCAGTTTCACATATCGGcgctatccaattttctctaaaaAAATCCCAAAAGTCCATTTCTCAATTTCCCTCTCATTTCCATTTACATTCTCtatataaacaaaataaaattatatcatcaccaaacaaaacaaaaataatacATACACATATTGTATTAACAATGGCGACGCAATACCAAAACGTCGTCGTAATGAGACACGGTGACCGGTTAGATAACTTCGAAGAATTATGGGTAATGAAAGCAGATAGGCCATGGGACCCACCATTGCATAATGATGGTAAGATCCGTGCATTTTATACGGGTCAAAAGATCCGATGCAATAAGGATTTTCCGATCCATCGGGTTTTTGTTTCCCCGTTTATTCGATGTGTACAGACTGCTGCAGAGGTTGTACGTGCACTTTGTGACGTGGCGGAACATAATGGGGATTCGAATGTTTTGTCTTCTAATGCTGAATCTGTTATTATTGATCCGTCTAAAGTTAAA gtaTCCATCGAATATGGTTTGTGTGAAATGCTGAATTTAGTAGCCATAAGAGCTCCTGCAGCTCCCAAGGATGGGGATTTCAAATTCAGTATCTCACAATATGAATCTGAGTTGCCTGCTGGAACTGTAGATAACACCGTTGAACCTGTGTATAAGAAG CTTCCAGAGTGGGAAGAGACGTTGGAAAGTGCAAGGGCTAGATATGTGGAGGTAGTTAAGGCCCTTGCTGATAAGTATCCTTCTGAGAACCTGTTGCTAGTCACACATG GTGAAGGAGTAGGCTCCATATTTACTGAGCTTAACAAGGATACAACTGTATTAGAGGTAGAATATTGTGGACATTTGTATGCGAAGAGAACTATCCAATTCGAAAAGAACCAATCATTTACTGCTGGAGAGTTTGTATACGAGAAACAAACTGGTATTGTATCTGCTGCTAAATAA
- the LOC132642390 gene encoding uncharacterized protein LOC132642390, with product MYSTNCLTPTKQFPITIKWFPQNQDGIKLNFDGAFPANTTQGGIGGVFRDKNANWVAGYYQCTSRLNSTHMEIQGLLEGLRLVCLRHFNISEIETYATEVLHEESGESSNPP from the exons ATGTACTCCACCAATTGTCTTACCCCTACTAAGCAATTCCCTATAACTATCAAATGGTTCCCCCAAAACCAAGATGGTATCAAACTCAACTTTGATGGTGCTTTCCCGGCCAACACTACTCAGGGTGGTATTGGTGGTGTTTTCCGGGATAAGAACGCTAACTGGGTCGCGGGATACTACCAATGCACTAGTAGGCTCAACTCTACCCATATGGAGATTCAAGGCCTCCTTGAGGGTCTCCGTCTGGTGTGTCTCCGTCACTTTAATATATCTGAAATTGAAACATATGCTACAGAG GTCCTTCATGAGGAATCTGGGGAATCCTCCAATCCGCCATAA